From Alienimonas californiensis, a single genomic window includes:
- a CDS encoding FMN-binding protein produces the protein MSDPTPPNPSRAWRRRVLHAVRLGLFATVVGLIASVPAESIENPAGDGDGLPPAARTAATRLLPDAASFGEPDAATGAVPVLDAAGERLGFVLKTMPASRRIVGFSGPSDLLIAFEEGDGDATVRGVSILRSGDTDEHVAAVREADVLNGRFVGQTWSEAASTPPPDAVSGATLTARAMWQSIRVRLDGDAPIVPRFEEVLTVEKAQSLFPDAAAITPAEEVGRFTVTNAAGEPLGSLLRTSPAADGVIGYQGPTEAFVAFNEEDQKAVGLIVDDSFDNEPYVTYLREDEWGFLRLFDGMTVEELANRGPADGSYDAVSGATMTSLAVVDGAILAAKTDLAPEESPAAPQTTDDAPAAAWNALSWRHVDWGMLALIAGAVVVGFTRLRGFKAVRWAWLALLIGYLGVWRGDLLSQAMWVGWAEHGVPWRTAGGLALLSAAALSLPVATKRNVYCTHLCPHGAVQQAFVGGVFGERLKPRRSVGRGARRALAFLPPALLALVLLAAFGFPLVAPVALEPFDAWHWSLAGLATKTIFVVGLIAALFIPMAYCRHGCPTGALLEYLRANARSDRWTGRDWVAVGLTAFAAGLRVIVY, from the coding sequence GTGAGCGACCCGACGCCGCCGAACCCGTCCCGGGCGTGGCGGCGGCGGGTTCTGCACGCGGTCCGGCTGGGCCTGTTCGCGACGGTCGTCGGTCTGATCGCCTCCGTCCCCGCGGAGTCGATCGAGAACCCGGCCGGCGACGGCGACGGCCTGCCCCCCGCTGCCCGGACTGCGGCCACAAGGTTGCTTCCCGACGCGGCCTCCTTCGGCGAGCCCGACGCCGCCACCGGCGCCGTGCCCGTGCTGGACGCCGCCGGCGAGCGGCTCGGCTTCGTCCTGAAAACAATGCCCGCCAGCCGGCGGATCGTCGGCTTCTCCGGCCCGAGCGACCTGCTCATTGCGTTTGAAGAGGGCGACGGCGACGCGACGGTCCGCGGGGTCTCCATCCTCCGCAGCGGCGACACCGACGAACATGTCGCCGCCGTCCGCGAAGCCGACGTGCTGAACGGTCGGTTCGTCGGCCAAACCTGGAGCGAAGCCGCCTCCACCCCGCCGCCGGACGCCGTCTCCGGCGCCACGCTGACCGCCCGTGCGATGTGGCAGTCGATCCGCGTGCGGCTGGACGGCGACGCCCCCATCGTCCCGCGGTTCGAAGAAGTGTTGACCGTCGAAAAGGCGCAATCCCTCTTCCCCGACGCTGCCGCGATCACGCCCGCCGAGGAGGTCGGCCGCTTCACCGTCACCAACGCCGCCGGCGAGCCGCTGGGGTCGCTGCTGCGAACCTCCCCCGCCGCGGACGGGGTGATCGGCTATCAGGGACCGACGGAAGCCTTCGTCGCTTTTAATGAGGAGGATCAAAAGGCGGTCGGCCTGATCGTCGACGACAGTTTTGATAACGAGCCCTACGTCACCTATCTGCGGGAGGACGAGTGGGGCTTCCTGCGGCTGTTCGACGGAATGACGGTCGAGGAATTAGCGAACCGCGGCCCGGCCGACGGCAGCTATGACGCCGTCAGCGGGGCGACGATGACCAGCCTCGCCGTCGTCGACGGGGCGATCCTCGCCGCGAAAACGGACCTCGCCCCGGAGGAGTCGCCCGCGGCTCCTCAAACGACCGACGACGCCCCCGCCGCCGCGTGGAACGCCCTGTCGTGGCGCCACGTCGACTGGGGCATGCTGGCGCTGATCGCCGGGGCGGTGGTCGTCGGCTTCACCCGACTGCGGGGATTTAAGGCGGTGCGGTGGGCGTGGCTGGCGTTATTAATCGGCTATCTGGGTGTGTGGCGGGGCGATTTACTCTCGCAGGCGATGTGGGTTGGCTGGGCGGAGCACGGCGTCCCCTGGCGGACGGCGGGCGGGCTGGCGTTGCTCAGCGCCGCGGCCCTCAGCCTGCCGGTCGCCACGAAACGCAACGTGTACTGCACGCACCTCTGCCCGCACGGCGCCGTGCAGCAGGCGTTCGTCGGCGGGGTGTTCGGGGAGCGGTTGAAGCCTCGCCGTAGCGTCGGCCGCGGCGCCCGCCGGGCGCTGGCATTCTTGCCGCCGGCCTTATTGGCTCTCGTACTGCTGGCGGCGTTCGGGTTCCCGCTGGTGGCCCCGGTGGCGCTGGAACCGTTCGACGCCTGGCACTGGAGCTTGGCGGGGCTGGCGACGAAGACGATCTTCGTGGTCGGCCTGATCGCGGCCCTGTTCATCCCGATGGCCTACTGCCGCCACGGCTGCCCGACCGGGGCGCTCCTCGAATACCTCCGCGCCAACGCCCGCAGCGACCGCTGGACGGGGCGCGATTGGGTCGCCGTCGGCCTCACGGCCTTTGCCGCGGGGCTGCGGGTTATCGTGTATTAA